The following proteins are co-located in the Elusimicrobiota bacterium genome:
- a CDS encoding N-acetylneuraminate synthase family protein encodes MLDLNDLKGHYLIAEVGINHNGDMQIAKKLIDASFACSWNCVKFQKRNPDVCVPEHQKNVIRETPWGKMTYLEYRYKVEFGKKEYDYIDKYCKEKPIQWTASVWDLDSLNFIKQYDVPFIKIPSAKITDLELLEAAAKISVPIIISTGMSTLEEIDKAVDILRKNTAGFALMHTNSSYPAKIEELNLNCIKTLKEKYKCEIGYSGHEYGLEPTVFAAALGTKIIERHVTIDRTLWGTDQSASVEPMGMDMLCKRIRDINLILGDGVKRIMESEKSVRKKLRGE; translated from the coding sequence ATGTTAGATCTAAATGATTTGAAGGGGCATTACTTGATAGCGGAAGTAGGTATTAATCACAATGGGGATATGCAGATTGCCAAAAAACTGATAGACGCATCTTTTGCCTGTTCATGGAACTGTGTAAAATTTCAGAAAAGAAATCCTGATGTCTGCGTTCCCGAACATCAAAAAAATGTTATTAGAGAAACTCCATGGGGAAAGATGACTTACTTGGAGTATAGATATAAAGTAGAATTTGGGAAAAAAGAATATGATTATATTGATAAATACTGCAAGGAAAAACCTATACAATGGACAGCGTCTGTATGGGATTTAGATAGTCTTAATTTTATTAAACAATATGATGTTCCTTTTATTAAAATACCTTCGGCTAAAATTACAGATTTAGAACTTCTTGAAGCAGCAGCTAAAATATCGGTTCCTATTATTATATCTACCGGTATGTCTACTTTAGAAGAAATTGATAAAGCTGTAGATATATTAAGAAAAAACACAGCTGGTTTTGCCCTTATGCATACCAATTCAAGTTATCCGGCTAAAATAGAAGAACTTAATTTAAATTGTATTAAAACTTTAAAAGAAAAATATAAATGTGAAATCGGATATAGCGGTCATGAATATGGTTTAGAACCGACGGTTTTTGCAGCAGCTTTAGGTACAAAGATTATAGAAAGGCATGTTACTATTGACCGAACACTGTGGGGAACCGACCAGTCAGCAAGCGTGGAACCTATGGGTATGGATATGCTTTGCAAAAGAATAAGGGACATTAACCTGATTTTGGGTGATGGTGTTAAAAGGATAATGGAAAGTGAAAAATCGGTTAGAAAAAAGTTAAGAGGCGAATAA
- a CDS encoding radical SAM protein, protein MKILLVQTPHYYDGKSRIPTFFPIGLGYIARILLDAGYNVEILDIYAHQYNDEEVIQKLKEIDFDVIGISAMSTQYNYTKRLASQIRALNKTKKIIVGGALATFSAQTVLENTDVDICIVGEGEKTIVDLLENLENLSRVKGICFKENGKIIQTPLREYIKVLDTIPFPAYDLFSMELYVQRSFVIGPKRALKMRTGHVICGRGCPFNCNYCSKVFKGLRLRSIDNIIEEIKYLKEKYQIRGIFFNDELVIVNKGRVYELCDKIAPLNLKWNCQGRVNMVDLKLLKYMKKAGCTSVGYGIESGSQRILDAMNKNVDIKQAEQAIKDTAKAGLYSNIQVMFGYPGETKETVQETIDFFRRADNPGDALSPVTPLPGTQLWCDTLKKRLIKDEKTLLEKLDGGYMPDAKVLINYTEFSNEEYDSLRKNAEKIIKRNYFARHPVAGSINYLLRIVSIMKMLGFKGTIKKTIEKLSANA, encoded by the coding sequence ATGAAAATATTACTGGTTCAAACTCCGCATTATTATGACGGAAAATCAAGAATTCCGACGTTTTTTCCCATAGGATTAGGTTATATAGCAAGAATTCTATTGGATGCAGGATACAATGTGGAAATTTTGGATATTTATGCCCATCAATATAATGATGAAGAAGTAATTCAGAAATTGAAAGAAATTGATTTTGATGTTATTGGTATCAGCGCTATGTCTACGCAGTATAATTATACTAAACGGTTAGCATCGCAGATAAGGGCTTTGAATAAAACTAAAAAGATAATCGTAGGTGGCGCATTGGCAACCTTTAGTGCGCAGACAGTTTTAGAAAATACTGATGTAGATATTTGTATCGTTGGCGAAGGTGAGAAGACGATAGTGGACTTGCTTGAAAATTTAGAAAATCTTAGCAGAGTCAAGGGAATATGTTTTAAGGAGAACGGTAAAATAATCCAAACACCGCTTCGGGAATATATTAAAGTTTTAGATACAATTCCTTTCCCTGCCTATGATTTATTTTCAATGGAACTCTATGTGCAGCGTTCTTTCGTGATAGGTCCGAAAAGGGCGTTAAAGATGAGAACAGGGCATGTTATTTGCGGTCGTGGATGTCCGTTCAATTGTAACTATTGTTCTAAAGTGTTTAAGGGATTGCGATTGAGGAGCATAGACAACATTATTGAAGAGATTAAATATCTTAAGGAGAAATACCAAATCAGGGGTATATTTTTCAACGATGAACTGGTCATTGTCAATAAAGGAAGAGTGTATGAACTATGCGATAAGATAGCGCCTTTGAATTTGAAGTGGAATTGTCAGGGAAGAGTTAATATGGTTGATTTAAAACTCCTTAAATACATGAAGAAAGCAGGTTGTACATCGGTAGGATACGGGATAGAATCCGGCAGCCAGAGAATATTGGATGCTATGAATAAAAATGTTGACATTAAACAAGCGGAACAGGCGATAAAAGATACTGCAAAAGCCGGTTTATATTCAAATATACAGGTAATGTTTGGATATCCAGGAGAAACAAAAGAAACGGTTCAGGAAACAATAGATTTTTTCAGGCGTGCAGATAATCCCGGCGATGCGCTAAGTCCGGTTACTCCGTTGCCGGGAACACAATTGTGGTGCGATACATTAAAAAAAAGGTTGATAAAAGATGAAAAGACACTTTTAGAAAAATTAGACGGCGGTTACATGCCTGATGCCAAAGTATTAATTAATTACACCGAATTTTCTAATGAAGAATATGATTCTTTAAGAAAAAATGCAGAGAAAATAATCAAAAGAAATTATTTTGCAAGGCATCCGGTGGCAGGAAGTATAAACTATTTATTAAGAATAGTAAGTATTATGAAAATGCTGGGTTTTAAAGGGACAATAAAAAAAACAATTGAGAAACTGAGTGCTAATGCCTGA
- a CDS encoding class I SAM-dependent methyltransferase — MKCRICYSNNLTKFLDLGFTPPADDFLVKERLRELETHYPLDVFICNDCSLVQLGYTVPPEILFQNDYPYESSMTKAGQKHFHSFASDVVSKYKILSSDLVVDIGSNVGVLLQGFKNEGTQVLGVDPAENICKIAIKGGIDTINSFFNEKSVQEIIKKKGKAKVITGTNVVAHVDDIHSLVRNVDKLLAEKGIFIVEAPYLVWLLDNLEYDTIYHEHLCYLSVKPLNILFGKYGMEIFDIVEADIHGGSVRYFVCRKGDYKVTENVKKLILLEKEKNTYDIDRLKKFAVDVEKNREELTLMLRELKSKGKRIAGVSAPAKGMTLLNYCRIGTDVLDFVTEKSTLKIGKYTPGMHIPVLPDSELVKQKPDYALLLAWNFAEEIMNNLKDYKKAGGKFIIPIPKPRIVE; from the coding sequence ATGAAGTGTAGGATATGTTACAGCAATAACTTAACAAAATTTTTAGATTTGGGTTTTACTCCACCGGCTGATGATTTTTTGGTAAAGGAAAGATTAAGGGAACTGGAAACACATTACCCTTTGGATGTTTTTATCTGCAACGATTGTTCGCTTGTGCAGCTCGGTTATACTGTTCCACCTGAAATACTTTTTCAAAATGACTATCCGTATGAATCATCAATGACCAAAGCAGGACAGAAACACTTCCATTCTTTCGCGAGTGACGTAGTTTCAAAATATAAAATACTTTCATCAGATCTTGTCGTAGATATTGGAAGTAACGTCGGTGTATTGCTCCAGGGGTTTAAGAATGAAGGCACGCAGGTTTTAGGTGTTGACCCGGCAGAAAATATATGCAAAATAGCGATAAAAGGCGGCATTGATACCATAAATAGCTTCTTCAACGAAAAATCTGTTCAGGAAATTATAAAGAAAAAAGGGAAAGCAAAGGTAATAACCGGCACGAATGTTGTTGCACATGTTGATGATATACATTCCCTGGTAAGAAACGTGGATAAATTACTTGCTGAAAAAGGTATTTTTATTGTTGAGGCACCGTACCTGGTTTGGTTACTGGATAATTTAGAGTATGATACTATTTATCACGAGCATCTGTGCTATCTTTCTGTTAAACCGTTGAATATCCTGTTTGGAAAATACGGGATGGAAATATTTGATATTGTTGAAGCGGATATACATGGCGGATCTGTCAGGTATTTTGTTTGCAGGAAAGGTGATTATAAAGTCACTGAAAATGTGAAAAAGTTAATTCTGCTGGAAAAAGAAAAAAATACCTATGATATAGACAGATTAAAAAAATTTGCAGTGGATGTAGAGAAAAACCGCGAAGAACTTACGCTAATGTTAAGAGAGTTAAAATCTAAAGGAAAACGCATAGCAGGAGTAAGTGCACCTGCAAAAGGGATGACTTTGCTGAATTATTGTAGAATAGGCACAGATGTTTTGGACTTTGTTACAGAAAAATCTACTTTGAAAATTGGCAAATATACGCCGGGAATGCATATACCTGTTTTGCCGGATTCTGAATTAGTTAAGCAAAAACCGGATTATGCACTTTTACTGGCTTGGAATTTTGCCGAAGAAATAATGAACAATTTGAAAGATTACAAAAAAGCGGGTGGCAAATTTATTATACCTATCCCGAAACCGCGCATTGTTGAGTAA
- a CDS encoding cupin domain-containing protein produces MRVLRKKCAFQDVRGKITDILEKEIIEYVTIITSKKGAVRGNHYHKKSIQYAYILSGKIKLVTQMPGKKVENKIVKPGDLVINIPTERHTLVALENSEFLVLTRGPRGGGNYENDTYRLEKKIA; encoded by the coding sequence ATGAGGGTATTACGTAAGAAATGTGCTTTTCAGGATGTAAGGGGGAAAATTACCGATATTCTGGAGAAGGAAATTATAGAATATGTAACGATTATAACTTCTAAGAAAGGAGCCGTTAGGGGTAATCATTATCATAAGAAATCTATCCAGTATGCCTATATTCTTAGCGGGAAAATAAAACTTGTAACACAGATGCCCGGAAAGAAAGTTGAAAATAAAATTGTTAAACCCGGCGATTTAGTAATTAATATTCCTACGGAAAGGCATACCCTGGTAGCCTTAGAAAACTCGGAATTTTTAGTCCTGACCAGGGGACCTCGTGGCGGTGGCAATTATGAAAACGATACGTATAGACTTGAGAAAAAAATAGCATAA
- a CDS encoding DegT/DnrJ/EryC1/StrS family aminotransferase, whose amino-acid sequence MYIPTSKPYLDKGELDNVVSAMNDGAISGLFGKYIDEFENKFARYCDCKYGISTNSGTTALHVAVASLGIGKGDEVIVASLTNMATFFAVLYQYAKPVPVDIEKDTMNIDPGLIESKINKNTKAIMVVHLFGHPVDMDPIIKLAKKYKLYIIEDCAEAHGALYKGRKVGSLGDIGCFSFYSNKIVTTGEGGMITTNNAEIAAKSRSLKCLAFGTKNKFMHKSIGYGYRMTNIQAAIGCAQLKKVEVIIDKKRKIAKYYNEQFKNISELAIPVEKEYAKNVYWMYHVVLGRDVKLSRERVMNKLKEYGIETRESFIPYNMQEIFIRKGWVNHNECPNANYVAGKGFYIPSGPILSKKELEYVSGKIKKVLLNK is encoded by the coding sequence ATGTACATTCCAACTTCTAAGCCGTATTTAGATAAGGGAGAACTTGATAATGTAGTATCTGCAATGAATGATGGCGCGATTTCGGGTTTATTCGGCAAATATATTGATGAATTTGAAAATAAATTTGCCCGCTATTGTGATTGTAAATATGGTATTTCTACTAATAGCGGTACTACTGCTTTACATGTGGCAGTAGCTTCTTTGGGAATAGGGAAAGGCGATGAAGTTATAGTGGCATCTCTAACAAACATGGCGACCTTTTTTGCGGTTTTATACCAATATGCTAAACCAGTTCCGGTAGATATTGAAAAAGATACTATGAATATTGACCCCGGGTTAATTGAATCTAAAATAAACAAAAATACAAAAGCGATTATGGTTGTTCACCTGTTCGGACATCCTGTTGATATGGACCCCATAATTAAATTAGCTAAAAAATATAAATTGTATATTATTGAAGATTGTGCTGAAGCCCATGGCGCTTTGTATAAAGGCAGAAAAGTCGGTTCTTTAGGGGATATAGGTTGTTTTAGTTTTTATTCAAATAAAATTGTAACCACCGGAGAGGGTGGGATGATAACGACGAACAACGCTGAAATTGCCGCCAAATCACGTTCATTAAAATGTTTGGCTTTCGGTACAAAAAATAAATTTATGCATAAAAGTATCGGATATGGGTACCGGATGACAAATATCCAGGCGGCGATCGGTTGTGCGCAGCTTAAAAAAGTTGAAGTTATTATTGACAAAAAACGAAAAATAGCGAAATATTATAACGAGCAATTTAAAAATATCAGTGAATTGGCAATCCCCGTTGAAAAAGAATATGCAAAAAATGTTTACTGGATGTATCATGTAGTGCTTGGTAGAGATGTAAAATTGTCAAGAGAGCGGGTTATGAATAAACTAAAAGAATACGGGATAGAAACGAGGGAGTCATTTATTCCTTACAATATGCAGGAAATATTTATACGGAAAGGATGGGTTAATCACAATGAGTGTCCGAATGCTAATTATGTGGCAGGTAAGGGATTTTATATACCAAGCGGACCGATTCTGAGTAAAAAAGAATTAGAATATGTTTCCGGTAAAATAAAAAAAGTGTTATTAAATAAATAG
- a CDS encoding class I SAM-dependent methyltransferase, which translates to MENREESKSKWNKFWSESDKIILNGGVKDDSSWYALIWKMGYEYWKEVFDKYSPGKKMLECGAGAAKISYFMASSDYDCTMLDNSDKALDVAKANFREAGFKGTFVIGNAEEMSFESNTFDLVYSGGLLNYFDNVQPFIKEMVRVLKPGGLLSATIISSKKFSCQTLGDIQIFLSRLLMNIVKGRFNGIIQKSRRNFPFYENSIKLEEYRRILDECGIKVIVAAGTNPFPAIALPKFLRPLYAKIIKTFIPFWRWFDRSGSKFAEIWGFGYNIYGVKKR; encoded by the coding sequence ATGGAGAATAGAGAAGAATCAAAAAGTAAGTGGAATAAATTCTGGAGCGAATCTGATAAAATTATATTAAATGGCGGGGTTAAAGATGACAGTAGTTGGTATGCACTCATTTGGAAAATGGGATATGAATACTGGAAAGAGGTGTTTGATAAATATTCTCCCGGAAAGAAAATGCTGGAGTGTGGCGCCGGTGCTGCAAAGATATCTTATTTTATGGCAAGTTCCGATTATGATTGTACGATGCTTGATAATTCAGATAAGGCATTAGATGTTGCTAAAGCAAATTTTAGAGAAGCCGGTTTCAAAGGTACTTTTGTTATAGGTAATGCAGAAGAAATGTCTTTTGAAAGTAATACTTTTGATTTAGTATACAGTGGGGGACTTCTGAATTATTTTGACAATGTCCAGCCGTTTATTAAAGAGATGGTAAGAGTACTTAAGCCCGGAGGTTTACTTTCTGCAACAATAATTTCATCAAAAAAGTTTAGTTGTCAAACGCTTGGAGATATTCAGATATTTTTATCAAGATTATTGATGAATATTGTTAAAGGCAGATTTAACGGTATCATTCAAAAAAGTAGACGGAATTTTCCATTTTACGAAAATTCTATTAAACTTGAAGAGTATAGAAGAATATTAGATGAATGTGGTATAAAAGTTATAGTTGCTGCCGGCACTAATCCTTTTCCTGCAATAGCATTGCCTAAATTTTTAAGACCGTTGTATGCTAAAATAATCAAGACATTTATACCTTTCTGGAGATGGTTTGACCGGTCAGGTTCAAAATTCGCGGAAATATGGGGTTTTGGTTATAATATATATGGAGTAAAAAAGCGGTAA
- a CDS encoding CDP-glycerol glycerophosphotransferase family protein, with amino-acid sequence MEKKEDKYFNDSAELIKSLNEIKIEGITITEYLKFKEVSLWELMVPFLACCSFPSAFSQANQEFNIINSCKHLFHKKIKPYLKCIRDFVRDINDKKNMVEYENMDKKKNALFLVFEPRHYKEIYSPLKEILVKRDIGIRTICSKYRAAQEKFAKEDTLFIEDFYNMDMANQVKKNNKEISVKLKKVKTILVSKIKNTYPGIWNYFRDELDSIFIWEFSSLIKQITIAHEVIDKIKPDIIAGGDDCDPRARIYFLIGRNRKTPTLLIQQGYASDNAFEWLFLSVDKAAIFGNYTKQCLEKIGVKKEKLVISGQPRFDSLVKITNEREIVCNKYNIQSKNKIILFTSQPNHPGAFSSETVRRNAIETVYSLIDNITDAVLIVKPHPDEKMQYHRSLKLKNNTGKIILVDRRDNLYELIKACDLLITFFSTTAIEAMISNKPVLIVNLFNRWTPYVESGAALQACSGNEAVSVINDIFSNNGIRQELENKRKKFVVEHAYNLDGNASGRVVDLMFEMMKN; translated from the coding sequence ATGGAAAAAAAAGAAGATAAATATTTCAATGATTCTGCGGAATTAATTAAAAGTCTTAATGAAATAAAAATAGAAGGGATTACCATAACCGAATATTTAAAGTTTAAAGAGGTTTCGTTATGGGAGTTAATGGTTCCTTTTTTAGCATGCTGCAGTTTCCCCTCGGCTTTTTCTCAGGCAAATCAAGAATTCAATATAATAAATTCCTGTAAACATCTTTTTCACAAAAAAATAAAACCTTATCTGAAATGTATCAGGGATTTTGTCAGAGATATAAATGATAAGAAAAATATGGTTGAATATGAAAACATGGATAAAAAAAAGAACGCATTGTTTTTAGTATTTGAACCTCGCCACTACAAGGAGATTTATTCTCCTTTGAAAGAAATATTAGTTAAAAGAGATATTGGTATTAGAACTATCTGTTCTAAGTACAGGGCAGCCCAGGAAAAATTTGCCAAAGAAGATACGCTCTTTATAGAAGATTTTTATAATATGGATATGGCTAATCAGGTAAAAAAAAACAATAAAGAAATATCAGTTAAATTAAAAAAAGTAAAAACAATACTGGTAAGTAAAATAAAAAATACTTACCCGGGTATCTGGAACTATTTCAGAGATGAACTAGATAGTATCTTTATCTGGGAATTTTCTTCATTAATAAAACAAATTACTATAGCTCATGAGGTTATAGATAAAATAAAGCCTGATATTATTGCCGGCGGAGATGATTGCGACCCGCGGGCAAGAATCTATTTTCTGATAGGAAGAAACAGGAAAACACCCACATTGCTTATTCAACAGGGATATGCTTCAGATAACGCTTTTGAATGGCTTTTCCTTTCGGTTGATAAAGCCGCAATTTTCGGAAATTATACTAAACAATGTCTTGAAAAAATAGGAGTTAAAAAAGAAAAACTTGTAATTTCAGGACAACCGCGGTTTGATAGTCTGGTAAAAATAACTAACGAAAGAGAAATTGTTTGTAATAAATATAACATTCAGTCAAAAAATAAAATCATATTGTTTACTTCTCAGCCAAATCATCCCGGAGCATTCAGTAGTGAAACCGTCAGAAGAAACGCAATAGAAACAGTTTATAGCTTGATTGACAATATAACTGACGCTGTTTTAATTGTGAAACCCCATCCCGATGAAAAGATGCAATATCATCGGTCTCTCAAATTAAAAAATAACACGGGAAAAATAATTCTTGTGGACAGGCGCGATAATTTATATGAACTTATTAAAGCATGCGATTTATTAATAACCTTTTTTTCTACTACAGCTATAGAAGCAATGATATCCAATAAACCTGTGCTTATTGTGAATTTGTTTAACCGTTGGACACCGTATGTGGAAAGCGGGGCAGCTTTACAGGCATGCTCAGGAAACGAAGCAGTATCTGTAATAAATGACATATTCAGCAATAATGGAATCCGGCAGGAATTAGAAAATAAAAGAAAGAAGTTTGTTGTGGAACATGCATATAATTTAGACGGGAATGCATCGGGAAGAGTTGTTGACTTAATGTTTGAAATGATGAAGAATTGA
- a CDS encoding glycosyltransferase family 1 protein, translated as MNIAINASYLEGKRTGVGRYLSNILKYWSKNSPENNYYLYFKREIPKDEYLSAPCFIKKIIHAPEFLNRWIFWENIFLSRHIKKNKELDIFFSPAYTLPFFIGNIKKVVAVFDIFYTVHPEWVPLSNRYTLGLISKISSKQADVVLTASNFDKNDIVKYYKVPESKVKVIYLAAEDKFKNINNLENTKHVISKYGIKDKYVLCVGLIINRRVQDIIIRAFSRLNKEYKDASLVIIGQNKSYPYIDIEKEIENSNAKGNIKWIPYLPENEMTSFYSNASAFIYISLYEGESIPLKEAMAAGIPVITASILDEVVGDAGYIVKNPKDEEELKTAMKSVLSDNNLRDQMIRKGKKRADMFSWEKCAQETMGVLKYVCIQSKK; from the coding sequence ATGAATATTGCAATAAACGCTTCATATTTAGAAGGCAAAAGAACCGGTGTCGGCAGATATCTTTCCAATATTTTAAAGTATTGGTCAAAAAACTCTCCGGAAAATAATTATTACTTATATTTTAAAAGAGAAATACCAAAAGATGAATATTTGAGTGCCCCTTGTTTCATTAAAAAAATAATACATGCACCGGAATTTTTAAATAGATGGATATTTTGGGAAAATATATTTTTGTCCAGGCATATTAAAAAAAACAAAGAACTGGATATCTTTTTTTCGCCCGCTTACACGTTGCCGTTTTTTATCGGCAACATAAAAAAAGTTGTAGCTGTATTCGATATTTTTTATACGGTGCACCCGGAATGGGTACCATTAAGCAATCGTTACACATTAGGACTTATTTCAAAAATATCTTCAAAACAAGCTGATGTTGTTTTAACGGCATCTAATTTTGATAAAAACGATATTGTAAAATATTATAAAGTGCCGGAAAGTAAAGTAAAAGTCATATATCTTGCCGCAGAAGACAAATTTAAAAATATTAACAATTTAGAAAATACTAAACATGTAATTTCAAAATACGGTATAAAGGACAAATATGTTCTTTGCGTTGGGCTGATAATTAACAGGAGAGTACAGGATATAATAATCAGGGCATTTAGCAGGTTGAATAAAGAATATAAAGATGCAAGTTTGGTTATCATTGGACAAAACAAAAGTTATCCGTATATTGACATAGAAAAAGAGATTGAAAATAGCAATGCGAAAGGAAATATAAAGTGGATTCCGTATTTGCCTGAAAACGAAATGACAAGTTTTTACAGTAATGCCTCTGCTTTTATTTATATTTCTCTGTATGAAGGCGAAAGTATTCCGCTGAAAGAAGCTATGGCAGCAGGTATCCCGGTAATAACAGCATCTATTTTAGATGAAGTTGTCGGAGATGCAGGGTATATTGTAAAAAATCCTAAAGATGAGGAAGAATTAAAAACAGCAATGAAAAGTGTTCTTTCAGATAATAATCTACGAGATCAGATGATTCGGAAAGGAAAGAAACGAGCGGATATGTTTTCTTGGGAAAAATGTGCGCAGGAAACTATGGGGGTTTTAAAATATGTTTGTATCCAGAGTAAAAAATAG